The following coding sequences are from one Saprospiraceae bacterium window:
- a CDS encoding sodium-translocating pyrophosphatase: MENLVYILPVFGLIGLVYMAYLYSWVAKQPAGDSKMIEISDSIAEGAMSFLKAEYRVLAIFVVIAGVALGLLSTQVDSTHWLIVVAFVLGALFSVSAGYVGMKIATKANVRTTNAARTSLKQALRVSFRGGTVMGLGVAGLAVLGLSTLFALFFQYYMNGAWSEATIKGINRIPVEAMSVILEVLAGFSLGAESIALFARVGGGIYTKAADVGADLVGKVEAGIPEDDPRNPATIADNVGNNVGDVAGMGADLFGSYVATVLAAMVLGNYVIRDMGGAVTDNFGGLGPILLPILLAGLGIVFSILGTFLVNVNDDNAREQKVQSALNLGNWSSIILTAIAAYFCIHWMLPMEMKMNFFGKGLLSVTPNDVFFAVVIGLFVGGAISFLTEHYTGLGKGPVNDIVQKSGTGAATNIIGGLSNGMLSTAGPVLLFAAAIWGAYTLAGFYGVAIAASAMMATTAMQLAIDAFGPIADNAGGIAEMSELPKEVRTKTDILDSVGNTTAAIGKGFAIASAALTALGLFAAYVTFTGIEGINIFKADVLAALFVGGMIPVVFSAFAMRSVGKAAMDMVNEVRRQFREIPGIMEGTGKPEYGKCVEISTRAALREMMLPGSITIIVPVIIGFVMGPEALGSYMAGVCVSGVLWAIFQNNAGGAWDNAKKSFEAGVEINGQKFFKGSEPHKAAVIGDTVGDPFKDTSGPSMNILIKLTCLVGLTIAPILGKIYGSGHHSSIDSPKQEIKATAIQEGKELAPLK; encoded by the coding sequence ATGGAAAATTTGGTGTATATACTACCTGTATTTGGTTTAATAGGTCTCGTCTATATGGCCTATCTCTATTCTTGGGTTGCTAAGCAACCAGCAGGTGATTCAAAAATGATTGAAATTTCTGACAGCATCGCTGAAGGTGCTATGTCATTTCTCAAGGCAGAGTATCGCGTTTTGGCCATATTTGTGGTGATAGCCGGAGTAGCATTAGGGCTGCTCAGCACTCAGGTAGATTCTACCCACTGGTTGATTGTTGTTGCCTTTGTGCTTGGAGCATTGTTCTCGGTGTCGGCGGGTTATGTGGGGATGAAAATTGCTACCAAAGCAAATGTAAGGACTACTAATGCAGCGCGAACAAGTCTGAAGCAGGCTCTTAGAGTGTCGTTTAGAGGTGGCACTGTGATGGGATTGGGTGTTGCAGGTCTTGCTGTTTTGGGATTGAGTACTTTGTTTGCATTATTCTTTCAATATTATATGAATGGTGCCTGGTCCGAAGCTACGATCAAAGGTATCAACCGTATTCCTGTTGAGGCTATGAGTGTTATTCTTGAAGTTCTGGCGGGATTTTCTTTAGGAGCAGAGTCAATTGCTCTGTTTGCTCGTGTCGGAGGCGGTATTTACACTAAAGCAGCTGACGTAGGTGCTGATTTGGTAGGAAAAGTGGAAGCGGGAATTCCTGAGGATGATCCTAGAAACCCTGCTACGATTGCTGACAATGTTGGAAACAATGTGGGAGATGTTGCGGGAATGGGTGCAGACCTTTTCGGTTCTTATGTTGCAACCGTACTGGCTGCTATGGTGCTTGGGAACTATGTGATCAGAGATATGGGGGGAGCTGTCACAGATAATTTCGGCGGATTGGGACCTATTTTATTACCGATTTTGCTGGCAGGATTGGGAATAGTATTCTCTATTTTAGGCACTTTCCTTGTCAATGTCAATGACGATAATGCTCGTGAGCAAAAGGTACAATCAGCATTAAATTTAGGCAACTGGAGTTCAATCATATTGACAGCCATTGCTGCTTATTTTTGTATACACTGGATGCTTCCAATGGAGATGAAGATGAATTTCTTCGGCAAGGGTTTGCTATCCGTAACTCCAAATGACGTATTCTTTGCAGTCGTCATTGGACTATTTGTCGGAGGTGCTATCTCTTTTTTAACTGAACATTACACAGGATTGGGAAAAGGTCCTGTAAATGATATTGTTCAAAAATCAGGAACCGGTGCGGCCACCAATATTATAGGTGGATTGAGCAATGGTATGTTGAGCACTGCGGGTCCGGTGCTGTTGTTTGCTGCAGCGATCTGGGGTGCATATACCTTGGCCGGATTTTACGGAGTGGCAATAGCAGCCTCCGCAATGATGGCTACAACAGCCATGCAATTGGCTATAGACGCATTTGGTCCGATAGCTGACAATGCAGGTGGAATTGCCGAAATGAGTGAGCTTCCCAAAGAAGTTCGCACCAAGACAGACATTCTCGATTCAGTAGGAAATACTACTGCAGCCATCGGCAAAGGATTTGCCATTGCCTCAGCGGCACTGACAGCTCTTGGTTTGTTTGCAGCCTATGTCACTTTTACGGGTATAGAAGGTATCAATATATTTAAAGCAGATGTACTGGCTGCACTGTTTGTAGGGGGTATGATACCCGTTGTGTTTTCTGCATTTGCTATGAGATCCGTCGGAAAAGCAGCTATGGATATGGTCAACGAAGTGAGAAGACAGTTCAGAGAGATTCCTGGTATTATGGAAGGTACGGGAAAACCTGAATACGGAAAGTGTGTGGAAATATCGACTCGTGCTGCCCTCAGAGAGATGATGTTGCCGGGATCGATCACTATAATCGTGCCGGTTATCATTGGTTTCGTTATGGGACCGGAAGCATTAGGCTCATATATGGCAGGAGTCTGCGTAAGTGGTGTTTTATGGGCTATTTTCCAAAATAATGCAGGTGGTGCATGGGACAATGCCAAGAAATCATTTGAGGCAGGAGTAGAGATCAATGGTCAGAAATTCTTCAAAGGCAGTGAGCCACATAAAGCGGCAGTGATAGGTGATACCGTAGGAGATCCTTTCAAAGATACCTCCGGCCCTTCAATGAATATACTCATAAAACTAACCTGTCTGGTTGGATTGACTATCGCTCCGATCCTTGGAAAAATATATGGCTCAGGACATCATTCAAGCATTGATTCTCCCAAACAGGAAATAAAGGCTACAGCTATTCAAGAGGGCAAAGAGCTAGCTCCACTGAAATAA
- a CDS encoding FKBP-type peptidyl-prolyl cis-trans isomerase yields MNIKFLMSALIIASILSSCSNMGGGMKKTINGHQYKITEDQPGETIKEGQYAYFTYKVKIKDSLLYDSESNAPVIKAKMPKLEKKDPKNSQPIEEVLTFMSKGDKAVATQELLPEFKKQLGLPETVQNLDFEIALVDIKSEADYNAEMEAEKKIKDQKMEELKAQLPTIEALAKKTLSDYKSGALKSKIMSTPSGLQYYVHEEGTGAQLQAGKNAHVNYYGLLVKEGTKFDDSWSRGEVFSFPLGQGRVIPGWEEGVSLMKEGSKVSFFIPATLAYGEKENGPIPANSELMFYIEAYPAAN; encoded by the coding sequence ATGAATATCAAATTTCTAATGAGTGCTCTAATCATAGCAAGCATTCTTTCCTCTTGCAGCAACATGGGTGGCGGCATGAAAAAAACCATCAACGGTCACCAGTATAAAATCACTGAGGATCAACCCGGAGAAACCATTAAAGAAGGTCAGTATGCCTACTTCACTTACAAAGTAAAAATTAAAGATTCATTGCTTTATGATTCTGAGTCAAATGCTCCTGTGATTAAAGCAAAAATGCCGAAATTAGAAAAGAAAGATCCTAAAAATTCTCAACCTATTGAGGAAGTGTTGACATTTATGTCCAAAGGAGATAAAGCGGTTGCCACTCAGGAACTCTTACCTGAATTTAAAAAGCAATTAGGTCTTCCGGAAACAGTGCAAAATCTGGATTTTGAAATCGCATTGGTTGATATTAAGTCAGAAGCTGATTACAATGCTGAAATGGAAGCTGAGAAAAAAATCAAGGACCAGAAAATGGAAGAGTTAAAAGCTCAACTGCCAACAATTGAAGCATTGGCGAAGAAAACACTCTCAGACTACAAATCCGGTGCTTTAAAATCCAAAATCATGAGTACTCCTAGTGGATTGCAGTACTATGTTCATGAAGAAGGCACTGGTGCACAACTTCAGGCAGGAAAGAATGCACACGTCAACTATTATGGTCTTTTAGTAAAAGAAGGTACAAAGTTCGACGATTCTTGGTCTAGAGGAGAGGTATTTAGTTTTCCTTTGGGTCAGGGACGAGTTATCCCAGGATGGGAAGAGGGTGTTTCTCTGATGAAAGAAGGTTCCAAAGTGAGCTTTTTCATTCCTGCTACACTTGCTTATGGTGAAAAAGAGAATGGGCCAATCCCTGCAAATTCGGAGTTGATGTTTTATATTGAGGCATACCCTGCTGCTAATTAA
- a CDS encoding FKBP-type peptidyl-prolyl cis-trans isomerase, whose translation MKTYHYILLALSVFLWACKSESTKKSLNGLDFIIHTQGKGQAIKDKDFVSVQMYNYIGDSLISRPASPDELSIIQVVPLVKSASAVNPVMELIHQMKVGDSASIYKELLPLEQRVYNAASGDRFKYTVVVKAIKTQEEVLAEEIKKNQMAPSEENEKFLNPANRQAASDVWLQMQPILEDYNQKKLGNKLKSTSSGLKYVILENGSGAPGKSGNVATVSYYGAFLKGSRFDDSYSFGKPIEVTLGAKTVIPGWEEALTLFPKGTKACLFVPPHLAYGEKGNPPIIPPNEELMFFMEVVDVK comes from the coding sequence ATGAAAACGTATCACTACATACTGTTGGCTTTGTCCGTTTTTTTGTGGGCCTGCAAAAGTGAGTCCACTAAAAAAAGTTTAAATGGACTCGATTTTATTATCCATACACAAGGTAAAGGTCAGGCAATTAAGGATAAGGATTTTGTTTCGGTTCAGATGTACAACTATATTGGCGATTCGCTGATTAGCAGGCCTGCAAGCCCGGATGAGTTAAGCATCATTCAAGTCGTTCCACTGGTGAAGTCAGCATCTGCAGTAAATCCTGTCATGGAACTGATTCATCAGATGAAAGTAGGAGATAGTGCAAGTATTTATAAAGAATTACTGCCTTTGGAGCAGAGAGTTTACAATGCTGCCTCAGGAGATAGATTCAAATATACTGTCGTCGTAAAAGCCATTAAAACTCAGGAAGAAGTCCTTGCAGAGGAAATCAAAAAGAACCAGATGGCTCCTTCTGAGGAGAATGAAAAATTTCTAAATCCTGCAAACCGACAGGCTGCATCAGACGTTTGGCTGCAAATGCAACCCATACTGGAAGACTATAACCAGAAGAAATTGGGAAATAAACTGAAATCCACTTCATCGGGGCTCAAGTATGTTATTCTTGAAAATGGTAGCGGTGCTCCGGGGAAATCTGGAAATGTTGCAACTGTAAGTTACTATGGCGCTTTTTTGAAAGGATCGAGATTTGATGATTCTTATTCATTTGGCAAGCCAATCGAAGTAACTCTGGGGGCTAAAACAGTGATCCCAGGATGGGAAGAAGCTTTGACACTTTTTCCAAAAGGCACAAAAGCTTGTCTTTTTGTTCCGCCGCATCTGGCTTACGGAGAGAAAGGAAATCCACCGATTATTCCACCTAATGAAGAACTGATGTTTTTCATGGAGGTAGTGGATGTTAAATAA
- the prfB gene encoding peptide chain release factor 2 (programmed frameshift), with protein sequence MTLDQLKDLKQRLSELGGFFDVDRKKLELEDKEQHTLDPDFWSNGPRAELIMKEIKFAKNWLSSFNKAQSAVDDIDVILEFVDLGEATEEELEEKYQLALKEMEEIEFKSTLNKPEDELSCFVEINSGAGGTEACDWSSILLRMYKMWGERNGFKVSIINQQDGDVAGVKTAELEINGDFAYGMLKGENGVHRLVRVSPFNAQGKRMTSFSSIFVHPLVDDRIEVQINPADLEWDTFRSSGAGGQHVNKTESAVRVRHLPSGIVVECQQERSQHQNRDKAMQVLKSKLYERELQRQLEERDKVEATKMKNEWGSQIRSYVLDDRRVKDHRTGYQSSQTDVVLDGYIDEFLKAYLMHKTVGAVQSDPDED encoded by the exons ATGACATTGGATCAATTAAAAGATCTCAAGCAAAGGCTCAGTGAGCTA GGAGGTTTCTTTGACGTCGATAGGAAGAAACTCGAATTAGAAGATAAAGAACAACACACATTGGATCCAGACTTTTGGTCCAATGGTCCACGGGCAGAATTGATCATGAAAGAGATCAAATTCGCCAAAAATTGGCTCAGTTCCTTCAACAAGGCGCAGTCTGCCGTGGATGATATAGATGTCATATTGGAATTCGTAGATCTGGGAGAAGCGACTGAAGAGGAACTGGAAGAAAAGTACCAGCTTGCTCTGAAAGAAATGGAAGAGATCGAATTCAAATCTACATTAAACAAGCCCGAAGATGAGCTCAGTTGCTTTGTGGAGATCAATAGTGGTGCAGGAGGAACGGAAGCTTGCGATTGGTCTTCCATCTTACTGCGGATGTATAAAATGTGGGGAGAACGCAATGGATTTAAAGTATCAATAATTAACCAGCAGGATGGAGACGTCGCCGGAGTAAAAACGGCAGAATTAGAAATCAATGGAGATTTCGCATATGGAATGCTAAAAGGCGAAAATGGAGTACATCGTCTCGTCAGGGTGTCTCCCTTCAATGCACAAGGAAAGCGGATGACTTCCTTTTCATCAATATTTGTTCATCCCCTTGTGGATGACAGAATTGAAGTCCAAATCAACCCTGCAGATTTGGAATGGGATACCTTTCGTTCCAGTGGAGCGGGGGGACAGCATGTCAATAAAACAGAATCAGCAGTTAGGGTCAGACACTTGCCAAGTGGAATTGTGGTGGAATGCCAGCAAGAGCGATCACAGCACCAAAACAGAGACAAGGCAATGCAAGTGCTCAAGTCAAAACTTTACGAACGAGAGTTGCAGCGACAACTTGAGGAACGCGACAAAGTCGAAGCCACTAAAATGAAGAACGAATGGGGTTCCCAGATCAGATCATACGTTCTGGACGACCGTCGGGTAAAAGATCACCGTACCGGGTATCAGTCCTCCCAGACTGACGTTGTGCTAGATGGTTATATAGACGAATTTCTCAAAGCATATTTGATGCACAAAACTGTTGGTGCAGTGCAATCCGATCCGGATGAAGACTAA